A single genomic interval of Clostridium facile harbors:
- a CDS encoding LysM peptidoglycan-binding domain-containing protein, protein MYDFYLDKTLLPVSPSKLELKITNQNKTMNLINEHEVNVLKSPGLTEISFDFLLPQVQYPFARYSDGFHPADYYLDILEKLKTSQTSFQFIVSRSTPNRKGLYGTNLTVSIEDYTISEDAEQGFDITVSIKLKQYRPYSTKTCNVSLPSSIGGKPTANVNSQRNNSNSPSSGGAQSYTVVKGDCLWNIAKRFYGNGSLYPKIYNANRDKIQNPNLIYPGQVLVIPA, encoded by the coding sequence ATGTATGATTTTTATTTGGATAAAACTCTATTACCTGTTTCGCCTTCTAAATTGGAACTAAAAATAACTAACCAAAATAAAACCATGAATTTAATTAATGAACATGAAGTAAATGTTCTAAAATCCCCAGGTTTAACCGAAATTTCTTTTGATTTTCTTTTACCGCAGGTACAATATCCATTTGCGAGATATTCAGACGGGTTTCATCCGGCGGATTATTATCTGGATATCCTGGAAAAGCTGAAAACCAGTCAAACCTCTTTCCAATTTATTGTTTCCCGTTCTACCCCAAACAGAAAAGGGCTTTATGGTACGAATTTAACCGTGTCTATAGAGGACTACACTATTTCAGAGGATGCAGAACAAGGATTCGATATCACAGTAAGTATTAAACTAAAACAATATCGCCCTTACTCCACGAAAACCTGTAATGTTTCTTTGCCTTCTTCAATCGGGGGAAAACCAACAGCAAATGTTAATTCACAAAGAAATAATTCCAATTCCCCTTCTTCTGGCGGCGCACAGAGCTACACTGTTGTAAAAGGCGATTGTCTATGGAATATTGCCAAACGGTTCTATGGAAATGGCTCTTTATACCCCAAAATCTATAACGCCAACCGTGACAAAATTCAGAATCCTAACCTGATTTATCCAGGCCAGGTATTGGTGATTCCGGCTTAG